In Stenotrophomonas sp. ASS1, the following proteins share a genomic window:
- a CDS encoding lipoprotein encodes MKIPHRNAILIPLAAASLLFLAACGNKGPLVLPQKPVPVEETVEPVAEPATEATPAQTEGSGTPATTVEPAAPTTQPAPAPAKKVGGGNE; translated from the coding sequence ATGAAGATCCCCCATCGAAACGCCATCCTGATTCCGCTGGCAGCGGCTTCGCTGCTGTTCCTCGCCGCCTGCGGCAACAAGGGCCCGCTGGTACTGCCGCAGAAGCCGGTGCCGGTGGAAGAAACCGTCGAACCTGTTGCCGAGCCCGCTACCGAAGCGACCCCGGCGCAGACCGAAGGCAGCGGCACCCCGGCCACGACCGTGGAGCCGGCTGCACCGACCACGCAACCGGCGCCTGCGCCTGCGAAGAAGGTGGGCGGCGGGAATGAGTAA
- the dapF gene encoding diaminopimelate epimerase, with the protein MSKAGSKALRFSKMHGAGNDFVVIDLRDGSAPPTPELAARLADRHTGVGCDQILTIEAPRAEGSVASYRIWNADGSNSEQCGNGARCIAAWLVREGSAQGDAFVIDSPLASHEVKVLGEGQFAVTMGVPAFEPVNVPLVGFAHAREEYLLPLQGESVRFAAVSMGNPHAVIEVGLIDAAPVERVGSLLQQHASFPRSVNVGFAQVMSPAHARLRVFERGVGETLACGSGACAAAVTLMQRGRLQRDARISLPGGDLRIQWPGDGQPVVMAGPTAFVFEGEWIA; encoded by the coding sequence ATGAGTAAGGCCGGTTCCAAGGCGCTGCGCTTCAGCAAGATGCATGGCGCGGGCAATGATTTCGTAGTGATCGACCTGCGTGACGGCAGCGCGCCGCCCACGCCTGAACTGGCCGCGCGCCTGGCCGACCGCCACACCGGCGTCGGCTGCGATCAGATACTGACCATCGAGGCGCCACGTGCGGAAGGCTCGGTGGCCTCGTACCGCATCTGGAATGCCGACGGTTCCAATTCCGAGCAGTGCGGCAATGGCGCGCGCTGCATCGCGGCCTGGCTGGTGCGCGAGGGCAGCGCGCAGGGCGATGCATTCGTCATCGACAGCCCGCTGGCCAGCCACGAAGTGAAGGTACTGGGCGAGGGGCAGTTTGCGGTGACGATGGGCGTGCCTGCGTTTGAGCCGGTCAACGTGCCGCTGGTGGGCTTCGCCCACGCACGCGAGGAGTACCTGCTGCCGCTGCAGGGCGAGAGCGTACGCTTCGCCGCGGTGTCGATGGGCAATCCGCATGCGGTGATCGAAGTGGGCCTGATCGATGCAGCACCCGTCGAGCGCGTCGGTTCGCTGCTGCAGCAGCATGCCTCGTTCCCGCGCTCGGTGAATGTGGGTTTTGCCCAGGTGATGAGCCCGGCGCATGCACGCCTGCGCGTGTTCGAGCGCGGCGTCGGTGAAACCCTGGCCTGTGGCAGTGGTGCCTGTGCCGCGGCGGTGACCCTGATGCAGCGTGGCCGCCTGCAGCGCGACGCGCGCATCAGCCTGCCCGGGGGTGACCTGCGCATCCAGTGGCCGGGCGATGGCCAGCCGGTGGTGATGGCCGGCCCGACTGCATTCGTCTTCGAAGGGGAGTGGATCGCATGA